DNA from Candidatus Dormiibacterota bacterium:
CGGAGCGCACGACGGGACCGATCCGGACGAGATGACGATCGACGCCGCGACCGGCCCCGGCACGCGCGGAGCGGTGATGGCGATCGCCGCGGGGAACTCGGGCGGCCGCGACAACAGCGCGCATCCCATCCACTGGGGAGCGCCGTTACCGGCGGCCGGCGCTTCGATCAGCAACACGTTCAACCTGTCCTACACGCCGAGGAGCGGCGCCGACAACGACGACGTCTGGATCGATCTCTGGTACGAGGGGGCGGACTCCGTCACCCTCCAGATCGTCAGCCCCACATCGATCGTGGTCGGCGCTACGCGCGGCGCCGACTCCGGGATCGTCTGCACCGGCGACGGTGCGGTTCAGGTGGACGCCACGAACGCGCCGGACCCCGTCAACGGCGACAACGAGGTGTTCGTGCAGATCTGGGACAGCAGCGCCTGCAGCCCGACGGTCGCGCCGCGCAACGGAACCTGGACGATCCGGATCGCGACCAGCGCCCTGGCCTCCCCGGCACCGTCGTTCGACCTGTGGGACGAGTCCGACGCAGCGCCGACGGGGTTCGTGAGCCTGGCCGTGTCCAACCTCGGCAAGACCGTCGGCATTCCCGGGACGTCGCGCCGGGCGATCACGGCCGGCTCGTACGCCGACAAGGATCGCTTCATCAATGTGACCGGGATGCAGACGATCGCGTCCCTCAGCACCGTCTCCGGGGTCGGGAGCCTCTCCGGTTTCTCGTCGCTCGGACCGACGCGCGACGGGCGGATCAAGCCGGACATCGCGGCTCCGGGCGAGTGGATCGGCTCGTCGCTCGCCGGCGCCATCCAGTCGACGCGGGGGACGGCGTTCACCGAAAGGGATGGTGTGCACGGCGACATCCGGGGCACCAGCATGGCCACGCCGCACGTCGCCGGCACGGCCGCGCTCCTGCTCGGGATCAACCCGTCCCTCTCGGGACCCGAGATCAAGGCGGCGATGCAGCGCTCGGCCCGATCCGACTCGTTCACCGGCGTGCCGGGCCCGTTGCCGAACACGTTCTACGGATACGGCAAGCTGCGCGCCCTCGAGGCCGGATACCAGGCGGCCTCGATGGTCACCGACCTGGGGGCCACCTCGCCGACGACGTTCGGCGGGAGCGACAGCCTCTACGTCGACACGTACAACGTCTACCGTGGATCGATCCCCGGGCTCAGCGCCACCGTCTACGGCACGTGCCTCCAGAGCGGACTCCCGTCGCCCCTCTTCCTCGATCAAGCGACCCCCCCCCGCGGGCAGGCGTTCTTCTACCTGGTGACCGGCGTGCACGCCGGCGTCGAGGGGATCCTCGGCGTCGACGGCGGCGGCGGCATCGAGCCGAACAACTCTCCCTGCCTCTAGGACCCCGCCTCATGTATCCTGCGCCGGCCCGCGCCGCAGCCGCAGCGCGGGAGACCGCGTCGACCCGAAGCTCGACGACCGGGACGCGGAGGCCTGAGCAGGACGAATGACGATTCCACGCGAAGCGACAGGAACCCCTCCGGGAGGAACCGTCCGCAGTGAGGCTGGGGATCGCGGGCTCATCCGCGCTCTCGGGCTGT
Protein-coding regions in this window:
- a CDS encoding S8 family serine peptidase, whose amino-acid sequence is MNLLRIRGRGYLLVPIAVLLSVSASSAVHPVGPDAGTAATGWERKLDPFLRRIAFGTRREQGRFIDAVPGRSEQAVRALPSFVLAERSGTPVVRVKAGYAGSASGSRRGREALRQALSDIGVEIRGQVGDVLSLTVPAASIEPLARLPEIAWLKASHAYRLLNEVSTASAQVASDQANTAFDRGAGVIVAVVDTGIEWTDHDVRKADGTTRLLGIWDQTLTDAAHPPPAGFSFGAFYPKADIDAALASGGSLLTGDGHGHGTHVSGTAAGNGLETGNGVPAGTFAGVAPEADLLMVRVFDNTGTFCNACDLTAAVQFIASTAAAAGKPWAGNMSLGTDLGAHDGTDPDEMTIDAATGPGTRGAVMAIAAGNSGGRDNSAHPIHWGAPLPAAGASISNTFNLSYTPRSGADNDDVWIDLWYEGADSVTLQIVSPTSIVVGATRGADSGIVCTGDGAVQVDATNAPDPVNGDNEVFVQIWDSSACSPTVAPRNGTWTIRIATSALASPAPSFDLWDESDAAPTGFVSLAVSNLGKTVGIPGTSRRAITAGSYADKDRFINVTGMQTIASLSTVSGVGSLSGFSSLGPTRDGRIKPDIAAPGEWIGSSLAGAIQSTRGTAFTERDGVHGDIRGTSMATPHVAGTAALLLGINPSLSGPEIKAAMQRSARSDSFTGVPGPLPNTFYGYGKLRALEAGYQAASMVTDLGATSPTTFGGSDSLYVDTYNVYRGSIPGLSATVYGTCLQSGLPSPLFLDQATPPRGQAFFYLVTGVHAGVEGILGVDGGGGIEPNNSPCL